TCTTTTTCCATTCACTCATAATATGACATTATCAGCTTTATGATCATACTTACTTAACAGGGTGCAAAGCCAGGAGAATGAGTTGGAAACAATGTTGTGGGTAAGCACATTTCTGCTCTGCATACATGCAGCTTCTGTGCTCCTTCCACTCTTGTTACACCTAGAGTGTTTTATGCTTCTGTGCTTTTTTCTGACATTTCTTTGTTAGATGTATGTTTACACAGAAATTAATTCACATATGTCACATGGGTTAGATGATTTAATTTCACATTGACAGAATCGTTTAAATATGCAGGTTGTTTGTTTTGGTGTGTTTTCAGTGGTTGGAGAGCTGACCAGATCAGACATGTGTCCTCACAGACCGGCACATCCTCCTGCAATCAGAACCACTACAGTCATCATGACACAGAAACAGATGTGCTGCTCCATCCTCACCAACCACTTCTTTATGATCTGCAGAGAGTCAAAGAccagcacaaaaccagcatgagGAACACGTATGAGAGATTATTTGAGGGATTCAAACTACAAGAGAATCAAACCCTCCTGAACAGGATTTACACACAGCTGtacatcatagagggagagagtgaaggagtgaatgaagaacatgaagTGCTACAGATGGAGAAAAGTTACAGGACACTCCAAGACACTCCAATCaactgcaatgacatctttaatcCTTTACCTGAACCAGGATatgaggagaagagaagagagaaaaaagacacagtaaagactgttcttactaaaggcatcgctggaattggaaaaaccgtctctgtgcagaagttcattctggactgggccgagggaaaagccattcaggatgtagatttcatgtttgtgcttccatttaGAGAACTGAACTTGATTAaagatcatcagtacagtcttcacagacttctgcttGACTTTCATTCTGAACTTAAAGATCTGGACTCAAAGATTTATGATGaatgtaaagttgtgttcatatttgatggtctggatgaaagcagaatttcactgatgttttcagacagtcAGAAAGTTTCTGATGTGACTGAGATTTCATCAGTGGGTCTGTTGATGTCAAACCTCATGAGAGGagatctgcttccctctgctctcatctggatcaccaccagaccagcagcagccaatcagatcccctccaaCTACATCAACCGTGTGACAGAGATTCAGGGATTCAATGAccctcagaaggaggaatatttcaggaagagaatcagtgacaAGCATCAAGCCaacagaatcatctcacacatcaaaacagcaagaagcctccacatcatgtgtcacatacccgtcttctgctggatctcatccactgtgcttcaAAACATCCTGAAACAAGATCTcagtgcagaaatccctcaaactctgactgaaatgtacatctaCTTCCTGCTCATTCAAACAAAGATGAGGAACCAGAAGTATGAAGAGAGCGATCCAGAGAAACTCCTGCAGTccaacagagaagtgattgtgaaacttgctgaacTGGCTTTCAAtcagctgatgaagggcaatgtgatgtttTATGAGGAGGACCTGAGAGAGAGCGGTATAGACGTCACTGACGcctcagtgtattctgggatCTGCACTGAGATCTTTAGAGATGAATCTGTGATTTATCAGAGGAAGGTTTACAGTTTTGTACATCTGagctttcaagagttttttgcaGCACTGTATGCGTTTTACCACTATTTACACAAGAACAGTGAGGTTCTGAAAATGTTCCTGAAGGCTTCTCTGGATGTGTTTCTGGAGGGAGCAATGAATAAAGCCTTGGAGAGTAaaaatggacacctggatcttttcCTTCGATTTCTTCATGGCatctcactggagtccaatcagagactcttacaggatgTGCTGATACATACAGAGAACGACCCAGAGATCTTCACGAAAATAATCCAAAACCTCAAACAAGGTCAAAAAGACAATGTCAGTCCGGAAAGATTGATGAATCTGTTACACTGCTTGACTGAGATGAAAGATAATTCTCTTGTTGAAGAAGTGCAGGTGCTTTTAAAGTCTAAAGCAAAAAGTAAAAGTCTTACTCTTGCACAATGTTCAACTTTGGCAAACATGATCCTGATGTCAGAGGAAGTGCTGGATGAGTTAGACCTTAAAAAGTACAATATCAAATCAAAAGAGGGTCGATGGAGACTGCTACCTGCTGTGAGAAACTGCAGAAAAGCCATGTGAGtgttaaaattttataataatatgaatataattatagtagagctgtaatcgggccttaaaagttaggcccgacaggacccgagcccaaCAAGTAAATTTTgactgacagctttttaaaagcccgaacccgtttacagcccgacattattcaaatgtacgtACGCACAttgctcttttgccttttgtcaagaatgagccATTTATacaagttttaatataatttatacatgGTTAGAGactcggactcccaatcgaaaggttgtgagttcgagtcccgggccggcaggaattgtaggtggggggagtgcatgtacagttctctctccacctacaataccacgacttaggtgcccttgagcaaggcatcgaacccccaactgctccccgggcgccgcagcataaatggctgcccactgctccgggtgtgtgcacttcggatgggttaaatgcagagcacaaattctgagtatgggtcaccatacttggctgaatgtcacgtcactttcactttcacatctcagcactctaaatagccctaggtataggctcatttagcacataaataggccaacgcaccaataaaaaccagtctttcttaacaaattaaattaagataaattctaaattaagatgggtatttggcaataatgaaattaattaagataaaggctctgccggatttgcttcaccattgcagctgacatttaataaaaaaataatgccaaCACTAGCCTATATAGCCTATTCTGTCtatattatgcatttaagactcaattaatatttagttatcatttgaaaaacctttactcaccaagattagtctaggcctacatgtttttgtggagggaaatgattgaatccactgtagatgtcttcagcgcgttcctgcgctcactgatggtgcgtccagCAATATAACCCACtggctcattattctcattataaacatggtcaagcCTTTTCCACTCCTCAGACtctgctttagttgctggtgcgaCCAAAACGtgatcgccagaggcaagcctccatttcaactactcagcatacgtttttgcatctttctcgcgctGATCACCTGACCGCTCATTTACCGCGCAAGCCCAagcccgaccgaacccgtcgggtccgaTCGGGTCCCGTCGTTTTTGGGCAAAGATCTTAAGCTCTAAATTATAGTGGACTATGAAGAAAACACTTATTGATAAAAGTGAAATGATAATATTCAACTAATAAGGCTTTTTCCACAATTaagttatgtataaatatataaatgtatgtaatgttaataaaattttacttttaagcagggctggtaagcgattaatttttttatctaattacatgatgtggcgattaattaatgtaattgatCATAAATTATTCGCACATCAAACTTGGCTGAGAAATTACTCCCAAAAgataaagtcattgttgtgtaaagcatcaaacagagattacaaaaagtagcaatattttgtttgataaaatgtattacatatactcttttggaccatgagggtgagtaattgacaCAATTGTCAATTTTGGGTGGGGgaactaatttaattaattaattttattattattacaatggaaaattaaattatttatttaataaaatgatactctaaataataaactaaaactgtcagtaggtggtggtaaatgtcttaatgaccaagtaatttattcattcgtttgatttgttcaaatggctgattctttcaggagtgaagtaaatttTTCTTTATGAATGGTCCATTAAATCATATAGGCTTATTCAACTTGAAgcagatcatcaccatcagaccgatcggtgtggaTAACAAGGTACCgcaagagctatagagagcagacagctccttatgcttttgaatcACTCTCGCAGACTCTCTCTGTACAGCGCCGCTTCAAATCCAACACACttatggccaatggttcaacaCAACAAATGGTTCACCCATTTAGTTCAAAACGTTCACTAAAGCCCTATTCACACGGGATTAGTATTACCTGGTGACCTCCAGTCATTTGTAATAATTGTGGAggttttttgtgattttaatcccgtGCGAATCGGCCATGTCtgtaatttgtaaagtaaaaatttCCCCGCAAATGACCTACCATATTTCACCAAACACCGAGGTCCTGTGATAATATTAGTCCCGTGCGAATCGGCATCTCTGTGATTTGGCCAGTTTTTGGCAGGTCGTATATCATTTTTCAAGGTTTTTGTTTCTTGTGCGCCTTTTTATCCATCTTTCGAGAAGAAAGGAACTGCGTTGTAGTGTTTGATAGTATTTTGGGTGCTGTCATATCACTACACATTACAATTTGCAGAAAGTGAAAGCTGAAAAGGTTTTGAGGTTAATGTATTACAAATAAATCGAGCATAAAGGTTGA
The nucleotide sequence above comes from Carassius gibelio isolate Cgi1373 ecotype wild population from Czech Republic chromosome B3, carGib1.2-hapl.c, whole genome shotgun sequence. Encoded proteins:
- the LOC127953119 gene encoding NACHT, LRR and PYD domains-containing protein 3 isoform X6; this translates as MFSLLAYFRKSVVNKRPSRDQYPCSSTVSSFVRPEIMFHINEQENMNSACEMSVCDEREQEAPVDAQRAGFPGFSCVSMKSNNSMNHPPCNLSDEPAGSSDPVGWRADQIRHVSSQTGTSSCNQNHYSHHDTETDVLLHPHQPLLYDLQRVKDQHKTSMRNTYERLFEGFKLQENQTLLNRIYTQLYIIEGESEGVNEEHEVLQMEKSYRTLQDTPINCNDIFNPLPEPGYEEKRREKKDTVKTVLTKGIAGIGKTVSVQKFILDWAEGKAIQDVDFMFVLPFRELNLIKDHQYSLHRLLLDFHSELKDLDSKIYDECKVVFIFDGLDESRISLMFSDSQKVSDVTEISSVGLLMSNLMRGDLLPSALIWITTRPAAANQIPSNYINRVTEIQGFNDPQKEEYFRKRISDKHQANRIISHIKTARSLHIMCHIPVFCWISSTVLQNILKQDLSAEIPQTLTEMYIYFLLIQTKMRNQKYEESDPEKLLQSNREVIVKLAELAFNQLMKGNVMFYEEDLRESGIDVTDASVYSGICTEIFRDESVIYQRKVYSFVHLSFQEFFAALYAFYHYLHKNSEVLKMFLKASLDVFLEGAMNKALESKNGHLDLFLRFLHGISLESNQRLLQDVLIHTENDPEIFTKIIQNLKQGQKDNVSPERLMNLLHCLTEMKDNSLVEEVQVLLKSKAKSKSLTLAQCSTLANMILMSEEVLDELDLKKYNIKSKEGRWRLLPAVRNCRKAILAGCHLSDQHCEVMASALQSSNSSLRELDLSHNDLQDSGLKHLCAGLKSPNCQLNIMRLAGCHLSDQHCEVIASALQSSNSSLRELDLSHNDLQDSGLKQLCAGLKIPNCQLNILRLSGCMVTAEGCAALASALSSNPSHLRELDLSYNHPGDSGVKLLSDTLKHLDKLNVDHGGEIRITAGPQKYACDLTLDPNTALTRLVLSEENRKVTLVFEGQSYPDHPDRFVNWGQILCSERLTGRCYWETEWSGDRVEIGVCYKEIQRKGSSDDSRFGHNEISWILICSDQGLAARHNKNSTHISVTPDSCKRVAVFLDESSGSLSFYSVSDTHTLTHLHTFTHTFTRPLLAGFTLFHYSSVSLCHIKH
- the LOC127953119 gene encoding NACHT, LRR and PYD domains-containing protein 12 isoform X2 → MFHINEQENMNSACEMSVCDEREQEAPVDAQRAGFPGFSCVSMKSNNSMNHPPCNLSDEPAGSSDPVGWRADQIRHVSSQTGTSSCNQNHYSHHDTETDVLLHPHQPLLYDLQRVKDQHKTSMRNTYERLFEGFKLQENQTLLNRIYTQLYIIEGESEGVNEEHEVLQMEKSYRTLQDTPINCNDIFNPLPEPGYEEKRREKKDTVKTVLTKGIAGIGKTVSVQKFILDWAEGKAIQDVDFMFVLPFRELNLIKDHQYSLHRLLLDFHSELKDLDSKIYDECKVVFIFDGLDESRISLMFSDSQKVSDVTEISSVGLLMSNLMRGDLLPSALIWITTRPAAANQIPSNYINRVTEIQGFNDPQKEEYFRKRISDKHQANRIISHIKTARSLHIMCHIPVFCWISSTVLQNILKQDLSAEIPQTLTEMYIYFLLIQTKMRNQKYEESDPEKLLQSNREVIVKLAELAFNQLMKGNVMFYEEDLRESGIDVTDASVYSGICTEIFRDESVIYQRKVYSFVHLSFQEFFAALYAFYHYLHKNSEVLKMFLKASLDVFLEGAMNKALESKNGHLDLFLRFLHGISLESNQRLLQDVLIHTENDPEIFTKIIQNLKQGQKDNVSPERLMNLLHCLTEMKDNSLVEEVQVLLKSKAKSKSLTLAQCSTLANMILMSEEVLDELDLKKYNIKSKEGRWRLLPAVRNCRKAILAGCHLSDQHCEVMASALQSSNSSLRELDLSHNDLQDSGLKHLCAGLKSPNCQLNIMRLAGCHLSDQHCEVIASALQSSNSSLRELDLSHNDLQDSGLKQLCAGLKIPNCQLNILRLADCNLSDQHCEIIASALQSSNSSLRELDLSHNDLQDSGLKQLCAGLKSPNCQLNILRLVSCHLSDQHCEIIASALQSSNSSLRELDLSHNDLQDSGGKQLCAGLKSPNCQLNILRLADCNLSDQHCEIMASALQSSNSSMRELDLSKNDLQDSGLKQLCAGLKSPNCQLNILRLSGCMVTAEGCAALASALSSNPSHLRELDLSYNHPGDSGAKLLSDSLKHLDKLSVDHGGEFRITAGLHKYACDLTLDQNTANRNLVLSEENRKVTHVSESQSYPDHPDRFDHYYQVLCSESLTGRCYWETEWSREAEIAVCYKEIKRKRGSGDCVFGRNVNSWSLRCSDQGFIAHHNDKDTRIFVAPDSSKRVAVFLDEWSGSLSFYSVSDTHTLTHLHTFTHTFTRPLHAGFRLYYTNSSVSLCHIKH
- the LOC127953119 gene encoding NACHT, LRR and PYD domains-containing protein 3 isoform X5, translating into MFSLLAYFRKSVVNKRPSRDQYPCSSTVSSFVRPEIMFHINEQENMNSACEMSVCDEREQEAPVDAQRAGFPGFSCVSMKSNNSMNHPPCNLSDEPAGSSDPVGWRADQIRHVSSQTGTSSCNQNHYSHHDTETDVLLHPHQPLLYDLQRVKDQHKTSMRNTYERLFEGFKLQENQTLLNRIYTQLYIIEGESEGVNEEHEVLQMEKSYRTLQDTPINCNDIFNPLPEPGYEEKRREKKDTVKTVLTKGIAGIGKTVSVQKFILDWAEGKAIQDVDFMFVLPFRELNLIKDHQYSLHRLLLDFHSELKDLDSKIYDECKVVFIFDGLDESRISLMFSDSQKVSDVTEISSVGLLMSNLMRGDLLPSALIWITTRPAAANQIPSNYINRVTEIQGFNDPQKEEYFRKRISDKHQANRIISHIKTARSLHIMCHIPVFCWISSTVLQNILKQDLSAEIPQTLTEMYIYFLLIQTKMRNQKYEESDPEKLLQSNREVIVKLAELAFNQLMKGNVMFYEEDLRESGIDVTDASVYSGICTEIFRDESVIYQRKVYSFVHLSFQEFFAALYAFYHYLHKNSEVLKMFLKASLDVFLEGAMNKALESKNGHLDLFLRFLHGISLESNQRLLQDVLIHTENDPEIFTKIIQNLKQGQKDNVSPERLMNLLHCLTEMKDNSLVEEVQVLLKSKAKSKSLTLAQCSTLANMILMSEEVLDELDLKKYNIKSKEGRWRLLPAVRNCRKAILAGCHLSDQHCEVMASALQSSNSSLRELDLSHNDLQDSGLKHLCAGLKSPNCQLNIMRLAGCHLSDQHCEVIASALQSSNSSLRELDLSHNDLQDSGLKQLCAGLKIPNCQLNILRLSGCMVTAEGCAALASALSSNPSHLRELDLSYNHPGDSGVKLLSDTLKHLDKLNVDHGGEIRITAGPQKYACDLTLDPNTALTRLVLSEENRKVTLVFEGQSYPDHPDRFVNWGQILCSERLTGRCYWETEWSGEEAEIAVCYKEIKRKRGSGDCVFGRNVNSWSLRCSDQGFIAHHNDKDTRIFVAPDSSKRVAVFLDEWSGSLSFYSVSDTHTLTHLHTFTHTFTRPLHAGFRLYYTNSSVSLCHIKH
- the LOC127953119 gene encoding NACHT, LRR and PYD domains-containing protein 3 isoform X9, with product MFSLLAYFRKSVVNKRPSRDQYPCSSTVSSFVRPEIMFHINEQENMNSACEMSVCDEREQEAPVDAQRAGFPGFSCVSMKSNNSMNHPPCNLSDEPAGSSDPVGWRADQIRHVSSQTGTSSCNQNHYSHHDTETDVLLHPHQPLLYDLQRVKDQHKTSMRNTYERLFEGFKLQENQTLLNRIYTQLYIIEGESEGVNEEHEVLQMEKSYRTLQDTPINCNDIFNPLPEPGYEEKRREKKDTVKTVLTKGIAGIGKTVSVQKFILDWAEGKAIQDVDFMFVLPFRELNLIKDHQYSLHRLLLDFHSELKDLDSKIYDECKVVFIFDGLDESRISLMFSDSQKVSDVTEISSVGLLMSNLMRGDLLPSALIWITTRPAAANQIPSNYINRVTEIQGFNDPQKEEYFRKRISDKHQANRIISHIKTARSLHIMCHIPVFCWISSTVLQNILKQDLSAEIPQTLTEMYIYFLLIQTKMRNQKYEESDPEKLLQSNREVIVKLAELAFNQLMKGNVMFYEEDLRESGIDVTDASVYSGICTEIFRDESVIYQRKVYSFVHLSFQEFFAALYAFYHYLHKNSEVLKMFLKASLDVFLEGAMNKALESKNGHLDLFLRFLHGISLESNQRLLQDVLIHTENDPEIFTKIIQNLKQGQKDNVSPERLMNLLHCLTEMKDNSLVEEVQVLLKSKAKSKSLTLAQCSTLANMILMSEEVLDELDLKKYNIKSKEGRWRLLPAVRNCRKAILAGCHLSDQHCEVMASALQSSNSSLRELDLSHNDLQDSGLKHLCAGLKSPNCQLNIMRLSGCMVTAEGCAALASALSSNPSHLRELDLSYNHPGDSGVKLLSDTLKHLDKLNVDHGGEIRITAGPQKYACDLTLDPNTALTRLVLSEENRKVTLVFEGQSYPDHPDRFVNWGQILCSERLTGRCYWETEWSGEEAEIAVCYKEIKRKRGSGDCVFGRNVNSWSLRCSDQGFIAHHNDKDTRIFVAPDSSKRVAVFLDEWSGSLSFYSVSDTHTLTHLHTFTHTFTRPLHAGFRLYYTNSSVSLCHIKH
- the LOC127953119 gene encoding NACHT, LRR and PYD domains-containing protein 3 isoform X10, with the translated sequence MFSLLAYFRKSVVNKRPSRDQYPCSSTVSSFVRPEIMFHINEQENMNSACEMSVCDEREQEAPVDAQRAGFPGFSCVSMKSNNSMNHPPCNLSDEPAGSSDPVGWRADQIRHVSSQTGTSSCNQNHYSHHDTETDVLLHPHQPLLYDLQRVKDQHKTSMRNTYERLFEGFKLQENQTLLNRIYTQLYIIEGESEGVNEEHEVLQMEKSYRTLQDTPINCNDIFNPLPEPGYEEKRREKKDTVKTVLTKGIAGIGKTVSVQKFILDWAEGKAIQDVDFMFVLPFRELNLIKDHQYSLHRLLLDFHSELKDLDSKIYDECKVVFIFDGLDESRISLMFSDSQKVSDVTEISSVGLLMSNLMRGDLLPSALIWITTRPAAANQIPSNYINRVTEIQGFNDPQKEEYFRKRISDKHQANRIISHIKTARSLHIMCHIPVFCWISSTVLQNILKQDLSAEIPQTLTEMYIYFLLIQTKMRNQKYEESDPEKLLQSNREVIVKLAELAFNQLMKGNVMFYEEDLRESGIDVTDASVYSGICTEIFRDESVIYQRKVYSFVHLSFQEFFAALYAFYHYLHKNSEVLKMFLKASLDVFLEGAMNKALESKNGHLDLFLRFLHGISLESNQRLLQDVLIHTENDPEIFTKIIQNLKQGQKDNVSPERLMNLLHCLTEMKDNSLVEEVQVLLKSKAKSKSLTLAQCSTLANMILMSEEVLDELDLKKYNIKSKEGRWRLLPAVRNCRKAILAGCHLSDQHCEVMASALQSSNSSLRELDLSHNDLQDSGLKHLCAGLKSPNCQLNIMRLSGCMVTAEGCAALASALSSNPSHLRELDLSYNHPGDSGVKLLSDTLKHLDKLNVDHGGEIRITAGPQKYACDLTLDPNTALTRLVLSEENRKVTLVFEGQSYPDHPDRFVNWGQILCSERLTGRCYWETEWSGDRVEIGVCYKEIQRKGSSDDSRFGHNEISWILICSDQGLAARHNKNSTHISVTPDSCKRVAVFLDESSGSLSFYSVSDTHTLTHLHTFTHTFTRPLLAGFTLFHYSSVSLCHIKH
- the LOC127953119 gene encoding NACHT, LRR and PYD domains-containing protein 12 isoform X7; amino-acid sequence: MFSLLAYFRKSVVNKRPSRDQYPCSSTVSSFVRPEIMFHINEQENMNSACEMSVCDEREQEAPVDAQRAGFPGFSCVSMKSNNSMNHPPCNLSDEPAGSSDPVGWRADQIRHVSSQTGTSSCNQNHYSHHDTETDVLLHPHQPLLYDLQRVKDQHKTSMRNTYERLFEGFKLQENQTLLNRIYTQLYIIEGESEGVNEEHEVLQMEKSYRTLQDTPINCNDIFNPLPEPGYEEKRREKKDTVKTVLTKGIAGIGKTVSVQKFILDWAEGKAIQDVDFMFVLPFRELNLIKDHQYSLHRLLLDFHSELKDLDSKIYDECKVVFIFDGLDESRISLMFSDSQKVSDVTEISSVGLLMSNLMRGDLLPSALIWITTRPAAANQIPSNYINRVTEIQGFNDPQKEEYFRKRISDKHQANRIISHIKTARSLHIMCHIPVFCWISSTVLQNILKQDLSAEIPQTLTEMYIYFLLIQTKMRNQKYEESDPEKLLQSNREVIVKLAELAFNQLMKGNVMFYEEDLRESGIDVTDASVYSGICTEIFRDESVIYQRKVYSFVHLSFQEFFAALYAFYHYLHKNSEVLKMFLKASLDVFLEGAMNKALESKNGHLDLFLRFLHGISLESNQRLLQDVLIHTENDPEIFTKIIQNLKQGQKDNVSPERLMNLLHCLTEMKDNSLVEEVQVLLKSKAKSKSLTLAQCSTLANMILMSEEVLDELDLKKYNIKSKEGRWRLLPAVRNCRKAILAGCHLSDQHCEVMASALQSSNSSLRELDLSHNDLQDSGLKHLCAGLKSPNCQLNIMRLAGCHLSDQHCEVIASALQSSNSSLRELDLSHNDLQDSGLKQLCAGLKIPNCQLNILRLSGCMVTAEGCAALASALSSNPSHLRELDLSYNHPGDSGVKLLSDTLKHLDKLNVDHGGEIRITAGPQKYACDLTLDQNTANRNLVLSEENRKVTHVSESQSYPDHPDRFDHYYQVLCSESLTGRCYWETEWSREAEIAVCYKEIKRKRGSGDCVFGRNVNSWSLRCSDQGFIAHHNDKDTRIFVAPDSSKRVAVFLDEWSGSLSFYSVSDTHTLTHLHTFTHTFTRPLHAGFRLYYTNSSVSLCHIKH